One genomic region from Prevotella sp. Rep29 encodes:
- a CDS encoding DUF3987 domain-containing protein → MSEQVMPFVGGQPDFLSMVNAEVEKVEPVIKASLTSPEEQLPFLVPPETLPTPSGKPKGGQHLKASDFTEPTLPVDWLSQSVQDYIRTVAESYGCPQDFVVAICLTTAGIAAGKKVQLVTNPYANYPCDFICMVGKPSRNKTGPLKEVTNPLREHDKANFAKYSKAKAVYDQSKREDRNYSGEQPIFHQRVAGDSSPESRNALLAQGDMLIIVADELKSFIDSFGRYSKGGNGSGAEVSQLLSTWSNVSFTINRKSEDTKLVDDPAMSIIGGIQPGPLGKTFGTDALMDSGFTQRFLFVYPDKAEFIKRQDRRRMTQEMRDSWGDIIGKLFGMETLVLQLSHEAERLYADYADANDMKADAEEDDYIGGMRQKMNIHVLWLAIMAHLLSDHWNEPVITGEGMEYAIRIADYFTQIHVERIYPLLRGSAATQRPMTNGDLLRAVSRQFKIKSQNSLAEVLGVSQQYVNKILKEQ, encoded by the coding sequence ATGAGTGAGCAAGTCATGCCATTTGTGGGAGGACAGCCCGACTTCCTCTCTATGGTTAATGCCGAGGTGGAGAAGGTGGAGCCTGTTATCAAGGCTTCGCTTACTTCTCCGGAAGAACAACTGCCATTCCTTGTACCTCCTGAGACATTGCCTACTCCTTCTGGCAAACCGAAAGGGGGGCAGCACTTGAAAGCCTCGGATTTCACCGAGCCGACTCTTCCTGTTGATTGGCTATCACAATCTGTACAAGACTATATCCGAACTGTTGCAGAATCGTACGGATGCCCACAGGACTTTGTTGTTGCCATCTGTTTGACTACAGCAGGCATCGCTGCAGGGAAGAAAGTGCAGCTCGTCACCAACCCATATGCCAATTATCCTTGTGACTTTATCTGTATGGTAGGTAAGCCGAGTCGTAACAAAACAGGACCATTGAAGGAAGTCACCAATCCTCTTCGGGAACACGACAAAGCAAACTTTGCCAAGTATTCAAAAGCAAAAGCGGTCTATGACCAAAGCAAACGGGAGGACAGAAACTATAGCGGTGAACAACCGATATTTCACCAACGAGTGGCTGGGGACAGTTCACCAGAGTCACGTAACGCATTATTGGCACAAGGTGATATGCTTATCATTGTCGCTGACGAGCTGAAATCTTTCATTGATTCTTTCGGTCGTTACTCTAAAGGTGGTAATGGTTCGGGAGCCGAGGTGTCTCAACTGCTGTCAACTTGGTCGAATGTCAGCTTCACCATCAATCGAAAGTCAGAAGACACCAAGCTTGTCGATGACCCAGCCATGAGTATCATTGGTGGCATTCAACCAGGACCACTCGGTAAGACTTTTGGCACCGATGCCTTGATGGATTCGGGCTTTACCCAACGTTTTCTTTTCGTCTATCCTGATAAGGCAGAGTTTATCAAGAGACAGGACCGTAGACGGATGACACAGGAAATGCGTGACAGTTGGGGTGACATCATCGGAAAACTGTTCGGCATGGAAACATTGGTACTCCAGCTATCCCATGAGGCAGAAAGACTCTACGCTGACTACGCTGATGCCAATGACATGAAGGCTGATGCTGAAGAGGATGACTACATCGGTGGTATGAGACAGAAGATGAACATCCATGTGCTGTGGCTGGCTATCATGGCACATCTGCTGTCTGACCATTGGAACGAGCCTGTTATCACAGGTGAGGGCATGGAATATGCCATTCGCATTGCTGATTACTTTACCCAGATTCATGTTGAACGCATCTATCCTTTGTTGCGAGGCTCGGCAGCCACACAGCGTCCGATGACCAACGGCGACCTGCTTCGGGCTGTCAGTCGGCAGTTCAAAATCAAGTCGCAGAACTCTCTTGCCGAAGTCCTCGGTGTGTCACAGCAGTATGTCAATAAAATACTAAAGGAGCAATGA
- the mobV gene encoding MobV family relaxase, protein MNKKQVMDIRPNSDGISQAESNEQQRNWSKDFLQKKSNDPMANYDPTRTHLNFEVVRGSIVQPIDKSKSIMKMMADNLAARGIKDPNAREDVRRRQNTLAQFIFGGSRERMNELAFGNQTLNLGKGADNSHLTRNNDIEEWAKDVYAFVAHRFGEENIVSFYVHLDETNVHAHCTLIPLDQKKNRISWRSVFGQNRYEMGQLFSQLHDEFSKEVSMKWGLERGDSIRETGARHRSTYEYKRELVNDVNQLESRKVGLAADIRQEERKLKSLTTMIANLRERRASIQREIDEIARSLGEEGTDNILLTARIKNLRQEMEDIDSKIAERSKMLEETSASLKNIREELFDMKREHQRALEREGDDIDREATHVRMGINSTYNMMLATTMQEIIPTLNDKQRDILREKGYYDLAENVQNIANCAMLLAINYVKQATDYAESCGGGGVSNLSGWGQKKDEDDVQWWVRCIATAAAMVKPRGKKQSAGVGR, encoded by the coding sequence ATGAACAAGAAACAGGTAATGGACATACGTCCAAACTCTGATGGCATCAGCCAGGCAGAGAGTAACGAACAACAGCGAAACTGGAGCAAAGACTTCCTTCAGAAGAAATCCAATGACCCGATGGCGAACTATGACCCGACACGAACACACCTGAATTTTGAGGTGGTTCGTGGTAGCATAGTCCAGCCTATCGACAAGTCGAAGTCCATCATGAAGATGATGGCTGACAATCTTGCAGCACGTGGAATCAAAGACCCTAATGCCCGAGAGGATGTCCGTCGTCGGCAGAACACGCTGGCCCAATTTATCTTTGGCGGAAGCCGAGAACGTATGAACGAACTCGCCTTTGGCAACCAGACATTGAACCTTGGCAAAGGGGCTGACAACTCCCACCTGACACGGAACAATGACATCGAGGAATGGGCTAAAGATGTATATGCTTTTGTTGCCCATCGTTTCGGCGAGGAGAACATCGTCAGCTTCTACGTCCATCTTGACGAGACCAATGTTCATGCACATTGTACACTTATTCCACTTGATCAGAAGAAGAACCGTATTTCGTGGCGTTCTGTATTTGGTCAAAACAGGTATGAGATGGGGCAGCTGTTTTCCCAACTGCACGATGAGTTCTCAAAAGAGGTTAGTATGAAGTGGGGACTGGAACGAGGCGACAGCATCAGAGAAACTGGTGCCCGTCACCGATCCACTTATGAATACAAGCGGGAACTTGTTAATGACGTGAACCAGCTTGAAAGTCGGAAGGTTGGTTTGGCTGCCGACATCCGACAAGAAGAACGCAAACTGAAAAGTCTGACAACAATGATAGCCAATCTTCGGGAGCGTCGTGCATCTATCCAGCGAGAGATAGACGAAATTGCCCGTAGCTTAGGTGAGGAAGGTACGGACAACATTCTTCTGACAGCCCGTATTAAGAACCTTCGCCAAGAGATGGAAGACATTGACAGCAAAATTGCTGAACGCTCCAAAATGCTAGAAGAAACGAGTGCCAGCCTTAAGAATATTCGAGAAGAACTATTTGATATGAAACGAGAGCACCAAAGAGCCTTGGAAAGAGAAGGAGATGATATTGACAGGGAGGCGACACACGTCCGTATGGGAATCAACAGTACCTACAATATGATGTTGGCTACGACTATGCAGGAAATTATCCCAACCCTAAACGATAAGCAACGTGACATCTTACGAGAGAAGGGTTATTATGACCTTGCCGAAAACGTTCAAAATATAGCCAACTGTGCCATGTTACTGGCTATCAACTATGTCAAACAAGCCACGGATTACGCAGAATCATGCGGTGGCGGTGGTGTGTCTAACTTGTCTGGGTGGGGACAGAAGAAGGATGAAGATGATGTTCAATGGTGGGTGCGTTGTATCGCTACGGCTGCCGCAATGGTTAAACCAAGAGGGAAAAAACAGTCTGCAGGAGTAGGAAGATAA
- a CDS encoding DUF6371 domain-containing protein has protein sequence MNTEITSFNSTFFEYLCGFIWFDQDKLEALMKRYPIGATEQGEPIFWHINAERKITNGHILTMDSETGKVYDDSWYYQDGRPTCLFGEHLLNAFPTQTVALVTDELTAAVMSCFPTPYVWLATGKEQATPSDLLPLVGKSVVVFPDKGEYCKWQEMLQAVPNLQFHLSDVMEKVQGDCHNIAQMVLSQQPLHPTEEEAALMRMEDANPNIALLVKALNLEVVGVSSIDEDAMKPISKSEVKTEPPPQIEDDDAMKSFLMVQEKRWHGRNLECHKCSRSHEGINGTYCDELHQYVEYGKGNCGR, from the coding sequence ATGAACACGGAGATAACAAGTTTCAATAGCACATTCTTTGAATACCTTTGTGGTTTCATCTGGTTTGACCAAGATAAGTTAGAGGCTCTGATGAAACGCTATCCAATTGGTGCGACAGAGCAAGGCGAACCAATATTCTGGCACATTAATGCAGAACGTAAGATTACCAATGGTCATATCCTTACAATGGACAGCGAAACAGGTAAGGTCTATGACGACAGTTGGTATTATCAAGACGGGCGACCGACTTGCTTGTTTGGTGAGCACTTGCTCAATGCATTCCCCACCCAGACGGTTGCACTGGTGACGGATGAACTGACTGCTGCCGTTATGAGTTGCTTTCCAACGCCATACGTTTGGCTTGCAACTGGAAAAGAACAAGCGACTCCCTCCGATTTGCTTCCACTCGTAGGTAAATCTGTGGTTGTGTTTCCTGACAAAGGTGAGTACTGCAAATGGCAGGAAATGCTGCAAGCAGTTCCCAATCTCCAGTTTCATCTCTCAGATGTGATGGAGAAAGTACAAGGCGATTGCCACAACATTGCCCAGATGGTTCTCAGCCAGCAACCCCTACACCCAACCGAAGAAGAAGCTGCTTTGATGAGAATGGAGGATGCCAATCCCAACATCGCACTGCTCGTCAAGGCACTTAATCTGGAGGTGGTGGGTGTTTCTTCCATCGACGAAGATGCGATGAAACCAATATCCAAATCTGAGGTAAAAACAGAACCACCTCCACAAATAGAGGATGACGACGCCATGAAATCATTCCTGATGGTACAGGAAAAACGATGGCACGGCAGGAATCTAGAATGCCACAAATGCTCTCGTTCCCATGAGGGAATCAATGGGACATATTGTGATGAACTCCATCAATATGTCGAATATGGAAAAGGCAATTGCGGCAGATGA
- a CDS encoding PriCT-2 domain-containing protein → MKSLFDTKISYYRNVEDNVGSEISLRDFLFNDQHKEQIEYIRSISDEDKQKRLKLQLPVATISGTFAPTCKAENLVAHSNLLCIDIDKKDNMDVDWFDDLKHEWHNIPQILYAGRSIRGKGWFAIFRIAYPDKHEDQFEALKRDFANSGLIIDKACKNVNRMRFISYDPEPYVNEDATLYTKVWVEPKPAYQSSSAYSGDDIEQVEKCCHIIEDRSIDITATYDEWFHVGAALASLGECGRSLFHMVSSQNAKYKASETDKKFDNLLRNVSNIKIGTFFHICSQHGINWKEG, encoded by the coding sequence ATGAAAAGTTTATTTGATACGAAGATTAGCTATTATAGAAACGTGGAAGACAATGTCGGCTCGGAAATTTCCCTGCGTGACTTCCTCTTCAACGACCAACACAAGGAACAGATTGAGTATATCCGTTCCATATCGGATGAAGATAAACAAAAGCGCTTGAAGTTGCAACTGCCCGTGGCAACCATCTCAGGCACATTTGCCCCTACATGTAAGGCGGAAAACCTCGTGGCCCACTCGAACCTTCTCTGTATTGACATCGACAAGAAAGACAACATGGACGTTGACTGGTTCGATGACCTGAAGCATGAGTGGCATAACATCCCCCAGATACTCTATGCGGGCCGCAGCATCCGTGGCAAAGGCTGGTTTGCCATCTTCCGCATTGCCTATCCTGATAAGCACGAGGATCAGTTCGAAGCCCTGAAACGTGACTTCGCCAACAGCGGACTAATCATTGACAAAGCATGCAAGAACGTGAACAGGATGCGCTTCATCTCCTACGACCCAGAGCCGTATGTGAATGAAGATGCTACATTATATACTAAGGTGTGGGTGGAACCCAAACCGGCATACCAGAGTTCCAGTGCATATAGTGGTGACGACATTGAACAGGTCGAGAAGTGCTGCCATATAATTGAAGACCGTAGCATCGACATTACCGCCACCTACGATGAATGGTTCCATGTGGGTGCAGCCTTGGCATCACTTGGTGAATGTGGACGTAGTCTGTTCCATATGGTCAGTTCGCAAAATGCGAAGTACAAAGCATCTGAGACAGACAAGAAGTTCGACAATCTTCTGCGCAATGTCAGCAATATCAAGATCGGTACGTTCTTCCATATCTGTTCACAGCATGGAATCAACTGGAAGGAGGGCTGA